The following proteins come from a genomic window of Coffea arabica cultivar ET-39 chromosome 11c, Coffea Arabica ET-39 HiFi, whole genome shotgun sequence:
- the LOC140016484 gene encoding uncharacterized protein translates to MIDIFAALHYSEERQVTFAVFQLEGAARSWWNVIRMKWDREQTPRTWVNSVRDFNAKYFPPLVQEKREDEFIRLRQGTQSVAEYESQFTRLSKFAPELILTEQRRVRRFTQGLNVEIQKDLAVAQIHTFSDAVEKALRVENARLQVRNFQVKKRGFSASSSTQGDKGTPPKFGRGAGGGRQPGMTRGTPPRGGHNGRDPQKSTSQGSSASVARGPCGFCGKPNHTEDNCWRKERRCLRCGSAEHQIANCPVLPREARATTQSSKANSGQSKVEGTKPKVPARVYSLEQQQVPDSSGVVEGERKLLGNLISLAIKGYDVILGMDWLAKYDAQLDCKRKVVEFRIPGEATLRLDVRGSLASSALISGIRARKFLYRGAQGFLAFLINTPTDKLRVEDVPTVSEYPDVFPDELVTLPPEREIEFKIDLLPGASPISKTPYRMAPAELKELKLQLQDLLERGFIRESGSPWGAPVLFVKKKDGTLRLCIDYRGLNNMTIKNKYPLPHIDELFDQLQGAVVFSKLDLRQGYYQLLIKQEDVPKTAFNSRYGHFEFAVMPFGLTNAPAAFMDLMHRVFKPYLDRFVVVFIDDILVYSKTREEHEQHLKLVLQTLRDHQIYAKFSKCEFWLEKISFLGHVISKEGITVDPAKVEAVAEWKRPENPTEIRSFLGLAGYYRRFIKDFSKLAGPLTDLTKKNGRFVWDTRCETSFQELKRRLTRAPVLALPSGKDSFTVYTDASKEGLGCVLMQNKNVIAFASRKLKTHEQNYPTHDLELAAVVFALKKWRHYLYGITFEVYSDHKSLKYLFSQKELNMRQRRWMELLEDYDCTINYHPGKANVVADALSRKAQVAGLMVKEWEMLGAASEWNPRLGCFFCRYSPTSPPQPFSSTIASAPSNPKPNQNKPQPSPSSDLTNNVHLISPVDRLRLCQSPTRRLPPPLQLPLRLPRKSLQLTQSPELLPLAPSQPLQRLNQSEDEVGEATSDSTATARTLSL, encoded by the exons atgatagatatttttgccgccctacaCTACTCAGAGGAGAGACAGGTTACTTTCGCTGTCTTTCAATTGGAAGGAGCCgcgcgttcttggtggaatgtgatacGCATGAAATGGGACCGGGAACAAACCCCAAGAACATGGGTAAATTCTGTGAGGGACTTCAACGCAAAATACTTTCCCCCTCTAGTCCAAGAAAAAagggaggacgagtttattaggctccgccaagggACTCAATCAGTGgctgagtacgagagccagtttactcgTTTATCCAAGTTTGCCCCTGAACTCATTCTGACGGAGCAAAGGAGAGTTCGGCGTTTTACTCAGgggctcaatgtggaaattcaaaaggatctggcggtagcccagatCCACACTTTTAGTGACGCCGTGGAGAAAGCTTTGCGAGTTGAAAATGCAAGGCTTCAAGTAAGGAATTTTCAGGTGAAAAAACGGGGGTTCTCTGCGAGTAGTTCGACCCAAGGGGATAAAgggacccctcccaagtttggaagaggAGCCGGTGGAGGAAGGCAACCGGGGATGACACGAGGGACTCCACCGAGGGGTGGTCACAATGGACGGGACCCGCAGAAGAGCACCTCACAAGGAAGTTCGGCCTCAGTTGCACGTGGACCCTGTGGATTTTGTGGAAAACCAAACCACACTGAGGACAACTGTTGGAGGAAGGAGAGAAGATGCTTGCGCTGCGGGAGTGCAGAGCATCAAATAGCTAACTGCCCAGTGTTACCTCGGGAGGCGAGAGCAACCACTCAGTCGTCGAAGGCCAACTCGGGACAGTCCAAGGTAGAAGGGACAAAGCCAAAGGTGCCAGCTCGGGTTTACTCCCTTGAGCAACAACAAGTCCCTGATTCCTCTGgggttgtagaag gagagagaaagctTTTAGGGAATCTTATAAGTTtggccattaaggggtacgacgttatattgggtatggactggctagctaaGTACGATGCACAGCTCGATTGTAAGAGAAAAGTAGTGGAATTTCGTATACCGGGGGAGGCGACCTTAAGGCTAGATGTAAGAGGtagtttagcctcatctgcattgatttcgggtattcgggctagaaaatttcTGTACAGAGGGGCCCAAGGGTTTCtagcttttcttataaatactccCACTGATAAGCTGAGGGTTGAGGATGTGCCTACTGTAAGTGAatatccggatgtgtttcctgatgaattagtaactttacctccggaaagagagatagagtttaagattgacCTATTGCCAGGAgcgtcacctatctctaagaccccctatcgaatggcacctgctgaactcaaggagctgaagttgcagttgcaagacctgttggagcgtgggtttattcgtgagagtggatctccttggggggctccggtactatttgttaagaagaaggatggaacgTTAAGACTGTGTATCGACTATCGGGGACTAAACAacatgaccattaagaacaaatacccacTTCCCCACATCGATGAACTGTTCGACCAGCTACAAGGCgcagtggtcttttcaaagTTAGATCTCCGACAGGGTTACTACCAGTTGCTAATTAAGCAAGAAGATGTacccaaaactgctttcaattctagatatgggcattttgagtttgcggtcATGCCTTTCgggttgaccaatgcccctgccgcctttatggatttgatgcatcgagttttcaaaccctacctggaccgattcgTTGTcgtgttcattgacgacattttggtctattctaaaacccgtgaggaacatgagcaacatttgaagttagtgttacaaaccctgagagatCATCAGATAtacgccaaatttagtaagtgtgaattttggctggagaaaatctctttcttagGACATGTGATTTCAAAAGAAGGTATTACAGTAGACCCCGCGAAAGTAGAGGCGGTGGCtgaatggaagaggccagaaaatcccactgaAATTCGcagtttcttagggttggctgggtactaTAGACGCTTTATTAAAGACTTTTCTAAACTGGCCGGccctttaaccgacctgacgaagaaaaacggtcgttttgtgtgggatactaggtgtgaaaccagttttcaggagttgaagcgAAGGTTAACCAGAGCTCCTGTTTTGGCCTTGCCTAGTGGGAAGGACAGTTTCActgtttataccgatgcttcgaaggaaggtttggggtgtgtgttaatgcaaaataagaatgtgattgcctttgcctctaggaaactaaaaacccatgaacaaaactaccctacccatgacttggagttagctgctgtggtctttgctctgaaaaagtggagacactatcttTACGGGAttacctttgaggtttattcagaccataagagtcttaagtacctgttctcccaaaaagagttgaatatgaggcaacgtcggtggatggaactcttagaggattatgactgcacgatcaactaccatcctGGTAAGGCTAACGTAGTAGCGGACGCCCTAAGTCGGAAGGCTCAAGTAGCCGGGTTGATGGTCAAGGAGTGGGAGATGTTAGGAGCAGCTAGTGAGTGGAACCCTAGATTGGGAT GCTTTTTCTGCCGTTACTCCCCAACGTCTCCACCGCAGCCGTTCTCCTCCACCATCGCCTCCGCCCCTTCAAATCCTAAACCAAATCAGAACAAACCACAGCCTTCCCCCTCCTCAGACCTTACCAACAACGTCCATCTCATATCACCGGTGGACCGTCTCCGATTATGCCAGTCCCCCACTCGTCGACTTCCTCCTCCGTTGCAACTGCCGCTGCGACTACCAAGAAAAAGCCTCCAACTGACGCAATCACCAGAGCTGCTGCCTCTCGCTCCAAGTCAACCGCTGCAGCGCCTAAACCAAAGCGAAGATGAAGTCGGTGAAGCAACGTCGGATTCCACCGCTACCGCCCGTACGTTGTCCCTGTGA